Proteins encoded within one genomic window of Corvus moneduloides isolate bCorMon1 chromosome 20, bCorMon1.pri, whole genome shotgun sequence:
- the LOC116454140 gene encoding myeloperoxidase-like — protein MTLLGSIITLCAVGAMGFSGNEVSEVLSDSSLLSIITEARQLVDTAYLQARKSLKRKLEEKIVNPMDFLKHLKDPIGKTRSAVRAADYLETTLKLLKMKLHLSGEQSFNVTDLLSRRQKEMISKGTGCDYQTRSIKCPERDFYRTITGECNNRNHSHLGSSNRAFARWLPALYEDGVSVPRGASEGKRYNGFPLPLVRKVSNEIAHTANENVTADRQLSLVFMHWGQWVNHDIDLAPASGEGASLELQCHTSCAFKPPCFPIKFPPDDPRMLSSDTCMPFVQSASVCNPGTFSREQLNAATSFIDASTVYGSDDSLARSLRNLTNQLGLMAVNQDFMDEVLELLPFENTTHSVCALTNKSANIPCFKAGDKRVTENLGLSAMHTLFVREHNRLAMELRNLNPHWDGEKLYQESRKIVIAINQIITYRDYLPLLLAEESSKWIPSYSGYNEKVDPRASNVFSLAFRFGHTSVQPFVSRLNESFQPLGSFSHVPLHLTFCAPWRIIMEGGIDPLIRGMLVDHAKLMKQNQLLIEELQNHLFEQTEVMGLDLGAMNMQRGRDHGLPGYNAWRGFCGLSQPQTVEELSEVLGNPKLAKKFMNVYGTPYNIDLWIGAVAEPVVPQGRVGPLLSCIIGTQFRNLRDGDRFWWENPGVFTPQQLQALRKISVSRVICDNTHIKKIPRDVFKINTYPEDFTDCQEIDVLDLSPWKDEPESATKGLEEAKVFV, from the exons CTTAAAGAGAAAACTGGAGGAAAAGATTGTCAACCCAATGGATTTCCTGAAGCACCTAAAGGACCCAATAGGAAAAACCAGATCTGCAGTCCGTGCTGCTGATTACTTGGAAACTACTTTGAAACTCCTCAAAATGAAGCTGCATCTCTCTGGGGAACAGAGCTTCAATGTCACAG ACCTGCTAAGCAGGAGACAGAAGGAGATGATTTCCAAGGGCACTGGCTGTGACTACCAGACTCGTTCCATTAAATGCCCGGAGAGGGACTTTTACCGGACCATTACTGGGGAGTGCAACAACAG AAATCACTCCCACCTGGGGTCCTCTAACCGCGCCTTCGCACGCTGGCTCCCGGCCCTGTACGAAGATGGAGTGTCTGTTCCCAGAGGAGCAAGTGAAGGAAAGCGCTACAATGGATTCCCACTCCCACTG GTTCGAAAAGTATCCAACGAAATTGCTCACACGGCCAACGAGAACGTCACCGCAGACCGGCAGCTCTCACTGGTCTTCATGCACTGGGGCCAGTGGGTCAACCACGACATAGACCTGGCCCCTGCCAGCGGGGAAGGAGCCAGCCTGGAGCTCCAGTGCCACACCAGCTGTGCCTTCAAGCCCCCCTGCTTCCCCATTAAG TTCCCCCCCGACGATCCCCGGATGCTGAGCTCCGACACCTGCATGCCGTTCGTCCAGTCCGCCTCCGTGTGCAATCCCGGCACGTTCAGCCGGGAGCAGCTCAACGCCGCCACGTCGTTCATCGACGCCAGCACGGTGTACGGCAGCGACGACTCCCTGGCCAGGAGCCTAAGAAATCTCACCAACCAGCTGGGCCTGATGGCCGTGAACCAGGATTTCATGGATGAGGTGCTGGAACTGCTGCCCTTCGAGAACACAACGCACAGTGTTTGTGCTCTCACCAACAAGAGCGCCAACATCCCCTGTTTTAAAGCAG gtGACAAACGCGTGACAGAAAACCTGGGACTGTCTGCAATGCACACTCTCTTTGTCCGAGAGCACAATCGCTTGGCTATGGAGCTGAGGAATTTAAATCCCcactgggatggggaaaagCTTTACCAGGAGAGTCGAAAGATTGTGATTGCCATAAACCAG ATCATAACCTACAGAGATTACCTCCCACTCCTGCTGGCCGAGGAGAGCAGCAAGTGGATCCCTTCGTACAGTGGTTACAATGAGAAGGTGGATCCGAGGGCCTCAAATGTTTTCTCCCTGGCTTTTCGATTCGGCCATACGTCGGTGCAGCCTTTTGTGTCCCGTTTGAACGAGAGCTTCCAGCCTTTGGGTTCCTTCTCCCATGTCCCTCTGCATTTGACCTTTTGTGCTCCGTGGAGAATTATAATGGAAG GAGGCATCGACCCCCTGATCCGGGGCATGCTTGTGGATCATGCAAAACTCATGAAACAGAACCAGCTGCTCATTGAGGAGCTCCAGAACCACCTCTTTGAACAGACAGAGGTGATGGGTCTGGATCTAGGAGCCATGAACATGCAACGGGGAAGAGACCATGGCCTTCCAG GTTACAATGCCTGGAGGGGCTTCTGTGGGCTCTCCCAACCCCAAACTGTGGAAGAATTGTCTGAGGTGCTCGGCAATCCCAAACTGGCCAAGAAGTTCATGAATGTGTATGGGACACCGTACAATATCGACCTCTGGATTGGGGCAGTTGCAGAGCCCGTGGTTCCCCAGGGCAGAGTTGGGCCCCTCCTGTCCTGCATTATTGGCACCCAGTTCAGGAACCTGCGTGATGGGGACAG ATTCTGGTGGGAGAACCCCGGAGTTTTCACTCCACAACAGTTGCAAGCTTTGAGAAAAATTTCAGTGTCGAGGGTGATCTGTGACAATACTCACATCAAAAAGATACCCAGGGATGTGTTCAAGATCAACACTTATCCTGAGGACTTCACTGATTGCCAAGAGATCGACGTGCTTGACCTCTCACCCTGGAAAGATGAGCCGGAGAGTGCCACAAAAG GCTTGGAGGAAGCCAAAGTGTTTGTGTAA